In Brassica rapa cultivar Chiifu-401-42 chromosome A06, CAAS_Brap_v3.01, whole genome shotgun sequence, a single window of DNA contains:
- the LOC103844374 gene encoding protein DETOXIFICATION 9 yields MRCDNYCPRCGAPEETVTHAIFECPPALQAWVLSSTPTSAEIFPIPSIYANMDFLFWRKNSILEPEDDRDPYPWIIWYIWKARNDKLFRGIDRDPLELVRYAEGECQAWYNARENVPNLPNVQNNEETQVLSLSNICMVDGSWTSTAQFSGMGWVWKDTLGKIQLMGSRNLRRRETALHSELEALKWAMESMLQHSTCQRFGTDCKDLIAMIEQPQDWPNFSTELEIVQTLRLCFPDFKISYVPRTQNEIADSNKMKSTEAPLLVKNKQQSEEEERERIRWEKMKKVASMAAPMVAVNMSQFLLQATSTMIVGHRNELSLAGIALGSSFANVTGFGILFGLSGALETLCGQAFGAEQYQNLGPYTFTSMVYLLIIAFPISILWIFMNQILILLHQDPQVAELASVYCLWLIPALFGYSVLESLVRYFQSQSLIFPMVLSSLATLSFHVPLCWLMVHRFEFGVKGAAVSIGISYWLNAVFLWVYMKRSQTCLKTRIYMSKDAFLHTKIFFQFAVPSAMMCCLEWLAFEVITLLSGLLPNSKLETSVISICLTTSTLHYNLVNGIGDAASTNVANELGAGNPRGAHDSASAAVIIAAVESVIVSSTLLLSRNVWPYAYSNVEEVTRYVTKMTPILCISILMDSFVIVLSGIVRGTGWQKIGAYVNIASYYIIGIPIGLLLCFHLHFNGKGLWAGLVSGSTLQTLILFLVVGFTNWTKEANKARERILDEKVRRDDSFVN; encoded by the exons ATGCGCTGCGACAATTACTGCCCAAGATGTGGAGCACCAGAAGAGACTGTTACTCATGCTATCTTCGAGTGCCCTCCGGCCTTACAAGCATGGGTGTTATCATCAACCCCGACGAGTGCTGAAATCTTTCCGATACCAAGTATTTATGCTAATATGGATTTTCTTTTTTGGAGAAAGAATAGTATTCTGGAGCCCGAGGATGATAGAGATCCTTATCCTTGGATAATTTGGTATATCTGGAAAGCTAGGAATGATAAACTGTTTCGAGGTATAGACAGAGATCCATTGGAGCTAGTTAGGTATGCAGAGGGAGAGTGTCAAGCGTGGTATAATGCAAGAGAAAATGTACCAAATCTGCCAAATGTACAGAATAATGAAGAAACACAAGTCTTAAGCTTGAGTAATATTTGTATGGTGGATGGTTCATGGACCTCCACAGCGCAGTTTAGTGGAATGGGATGGGTTTGGAAAGATACTTTGGGAAAGATACAGCTCATGGGGTCAAGGAATCTGCGGAGGCGGGAGACAGCACTACATTCGGAGCTGGAGGCGCTAAAGTGGGCCATGGAGAGTATGCTACAACACTCGACCTGTCAGAGGTTTGGGACGGACTGCAAGGACCTGATTGCAATGATAGAGCAGCCACAAGATTGGCCCAACTTCTCAACTGAGTTGGAAATCGTTCAAACTCTTCGGTTATGTTTTCCGGACTTCAAGATAAGCTACGTTCCAAGGACGCAGAATGAGATTGCGGATTC AAACAAGATGAAGAGTACTGAAGCTCCATTACTGGTGAAGAACAAACAacaatcagaagaagaagagagagagaggataagatgggagaagatgaagaaagttGCTTCAATGGCTGCTCCAATGGTCGCCGTGAACATGTCTCAGTTTCTTCTTCAAGCAACTTCTACGATGATTGTCGGTCACCGGAACGAACTCTCCCTTGCCGGAATCGCTCTTGGAAGCTCATTTGCTAACGTCACCGGCTTTGGTATCCTC TTTGGTCTTTCAGGTGCATTGGAAACACTATGTGGCCAAGCATTTGGAGCAGAACAATATCAGAATCTTGGACCCTACACTTTCACGTCAATGGTTTATCTCTTGATTATCGCTTTTCCGATTTCGATTCTTTGGATATTCATGAACCAGATCTTGATTCTTCTTCACCAAGACCCTCAAGTAGCTGAGTTAGCATCTGTTTACTGCCTCTGGCTCATACCGGCATTATTCGGTTACTCGGTTCTCGAGTCGCTGGTTCGATACTTTCAGTCACAAAGCTTGATATTTCCTATGGTGTTGAGCTCTCTAGCTACTCTCTCTTTCCATGTTCCTCTCTGTTGGCTAATGGTTCACAGATTTGAGTTTGGAGTCAAAGGAGCGGCTGTGTCTATCGGTATATCCTACTGGCTTAACGCGGTTTTCCTTTGGGTTTACATGAAACGCTCTCAAACGTGCTTGAAAACGCGGATTTATATGTCCAAGGATGCGTTTCTTCACACGAAAATCTTCTTTCAATTTGCGGTTCCTTCTGCGATGATGTGTTG CCTTGAGTGGTTAGCTTTCGAGGTGATAACTTTGCTCTCCGGTCTTCTTCCCAACTCAAAGCTCGAAACTTCGGTTATCTCGATTTG TCTCACGACCTCTACTTTGCACTACAATTTGGTAAATGGAATCGGTGATGCTGCGag TACCAATGTGGCGAATGAGCTAGGAGCTGGGAACCCACGAGGGGCTCATGATTCTGCTTCAGCCGCGGTTATAATTGCAGCTGTTGAATCAGTCATTGTGAGCTCTACTCTCTTGTTATCTCGGAATGTATGGCCTTATGCTTACAGCAATGTGGAGGAAGTAACTCGCTATGTGACCAAGATGACTCCCATTCTTTGCATTTCAATCCTCATGGACAGCTTCGTGATCGTCCTCTCCG GGATTGTGAGAGGAACAGGGTGGCAGAAAATTGGGGCTTATGTGAACATAGCTTCATATTATATCATTGGTATTCCTATTGGACTTCTATTGTGTTTTCATCTTCACTTCAATGGGAAAGGACTCTGGGCTGGTTTAGTCTCAGGATCAACACTACAAACTCTAATCCTCTTTCTTGTTGTTGGGTTCACCAATTGGACCAAAGAG GCAAACAAAGCTAGGGAGAGAATACTTGATGAGAAAGTAAGGAGAGATGACTCATTTGTTAATTGA